In Suncus etruscus isolate mSunEtr1 chromosome 9, mSunEtr1.pri.cur, whole genome shotgun sequence, the genomic window CTGGGACCTGTCATGGGCAGCCAACATGATTCTCTAGGACCCAGAACTAGCAGCCCCCACCTTTCTGGGGCCTGTGACAGGCAGCCCCCACCCCTGCCTCGGCCCCCCAAACCTTGCCCCATGTCTCTGCCTACAGCAATCCGAGGAGGACGTGAGCCAGTTCGATGTGCGCTTCACCCGGCAGACGCCTGTGGACAGCCCCGACGACTCTGCCCTCAGCGAGAGCGCAGACCAGGCCTTCCTGGTGAGGAACCAGCCTGATGGGTGGGGGCCAGGCGTCCCTGCTTTTGGTGGGGGCACATGACAGTGGCCCTAGGATCAGAGGGCTCTGGAGAATGACTCCTAGAAGGTGGGGTGAAGGAGCGTGGGGTGCCTGGCTCATCCTTTCTCCCTCAGGGCTTCACCTACGTGGCCCCCTCCGTCCTGGACAGCATCAAGGAGGGTTTCTCTTTCCAGCCCAAGCTGCGCTCCCCACGACGCCTCAACAGCAGTCCCCGGACCCCCATCAGGTACTGCAGGACCCCACGGTATCAGCCCCATTCTCTAGCCCAGGGGTCCCTCACCTCCATGCCAGCGCCACCCTGCCTCTCCCCCTGCAGCCCCCTGAAGTTCTCACCCTTCGAGGGGTTCCGGCCCAGCCCCGGCCCAGCGGAGCCCATGGACACCCCCCTGCCGCCCCTCctgccaccaccatcaccaccgcCGTCCAGGACGCCCCCACTCCCCATACGGGCCCCCTCGGGGCTCAAGAAGTCCAAGAGGGGCCGTGGGCGCTCAGGACGATAGGAGGGGGTGGGCCAGCCTGGGGGTGCAGACATGTGTGGGTGTGAGTGTGAGTCTTAGCTGGGGGCAGCTGTGCCCCGATCATGAAGGTCGGTCCCCAGGGAACTGTGCCCTGAATCATGAATGTAACAGTCCCCGTGGAAGGGGCCCCAACGGGATTAAAGGATCAATCATGCTGCCTGCCCAGCTCTTCCTGACTTCTGGGGGCAGCGCCCAGTGGAGGGAACACAGTCTCTCAGGATGCCAAGGCTGGAGGGTTTTATTGTGGGGGGCTGCATGGGAAGGGTGGGGGCACACAGCGGAAGATTTAAAGCACCGGGAGTGACTCTCGGGGCTCTGGGCGTGGGCAGGAGGCGAGGGAACACGGTTCCGGGACAGGATGATCTGGCCAAGGCAGAATGAGGGCAGAGACCCCAAAGCCGGCCCTACAACGCCGTGACATGGAGGGCCTGGTTCCCCTCCGCTGCCCCGCTGTCGTCCCAGGCTGCACTGCCAGCAAAGGCCTGTAGGCCACTGAGCAGGGCCTCAGAGCTGCCCCCGGCGCCTGCCGGACCCTGCACACCAAGGCCCAGGGCCTCCTGCTCTTGATCGTCCTCGTCCCGGTCGTGGTCCCGGTCCCGGTCAGTGTCTTCGGTCAGCTCCTGGGTGCGCTGCGGGCCAGGTCCTTCTGCAGCCCCCGGTTCCTCGGCGCCATCCCAGCTGCCCTCTCCCGCGTTAGGCTGCTCCTCCTGGGACTCGGGGTCCGGCTCGGCTTGGGCCCATAGCCAGTGGCCGGCGGGGCTGGCCCGGAGCAGGCGGCAGGTGCGGCCCCAGAGTGCAGCGCCCAGACGGGCCGGGTGGTAGTAGCCGTTCGAGTCCCGGCTCAGGCGGCGCCAGGCCAGCGCCAGGCTcgtgagcagcagcagcagcagcagcagcaacaggaCTACAGTGGTCGAGCTGGCCCCGGCCCCGGCCTTGCCCGAGCCCTGCACCCCAGGCAAGGCCAGCAACATCCCAAGCCCCCAGACGGCCAGGCCCTGTGGGGGAGACGGTGGGGCCATGATGTGGGCACAGTGGGCACAGGGCCGCCGAGAGGACCAGGCGGCCCTGTGCTGACAACACCCATGCCCCATGGGAAGCCTCTCTGAAGCTTTCTCTCTaccatgtgctccagccccttggctACCAGGTTCCGGGGACCAGGCCCTCCCCCATGGGGATTGTCCCCCCTGCCATCACCCCCAGTTGCAGGCTGGCTGTGTGGCTCATCACCCCCAGGAGATAGAGGGGGGTCCGGAGATCAAAGCAGCCTCACCCCATACTCCCGAGGCTGCCCGGGTGAGCTTGTCCTGCCCACCTGTGGTTCAGGCCCCAGAGCAGGGCTCCCTGAGACACTGTTTCCTCCCCACCACTGAACCGGCCCAGCTGCTGTTTCCGCTCAGCTGCTGTCCCTAGGGGGCCAGAGGCGAGCAGAGGTGCAGCGGGGTGCTGGGGGCGCGGGAGGAAACCTGTGGTTGGAACAGGAGGGGCCTTCCCCGCCCCCGCGGGCCCTGCTGCCTGCCTGGGCCCATGGGCTCTGCCGAGTCCCAGCCCACAGGGGTAGCTGGGGGCCACGACAGGGTCCTGAAAAAGCTCTGGGTCTGGAGGAGCTGGGGCCCCAGCTCTGGGTCAGGGAGCAAAAGACTGGCCTGTGTGAGTGTCCAGTGGGGCCCCAGAGCTGCTGGCTTGGATCTTGGACTTATGCTCCCAAATTGGCTTCTGCTCAGCTGGCCTTGGAGAGGGCCTGTGGAGCTCTGGGGATGTGGGCAGCCCAGCCCTGACCACCCCAACGCCCCTCCAGGCCTGGGGCCTCCCAGACTCACCATTGTGCTCCAACCTCCTTGCTGAATGCCGCCTCCACTCCGGCTGTGCTGCGCGATTGAGTTGTGAGCCAGCCGGGGCAACTCTCTCGCGGCTTCCGCTTCCTGCCCCTCAACCCCACCCAGCCTCCCTGCCTGGGGGACCCAGGTGGGGTAGGAGCACCACAGACCCCAACAGCCCTGCCCTGGCTACGCCTCACAGGGGAGGTGCTGGGTCCTGGACCCAAGCAGGTCCTGGGGATTATGAGGATGCTGCATGGTGCCCCAGCAGCCAACAAGGtcaagccctgctgggtgtggcccctcaaaatacAGATGCCCTTGGGATCCTGCTTCAGGGGGGGCACTGGGTGGCCGAGTCCTCCTCCACAACGTCCTCAGACCCGAGTCTCACCCTCCTGGGCAACAGACACCAGCCACACttagaaagaaaactttatttggAATGAAAATAGAGCGCCcacctctccctcttcccctt contains:
- the PTPRCAP gene encoding protein tyrosine phosphatase receptor type C-associated protein, which gives rise to MAPPSPPQGLAVWGLGMLLALPGVQGSGKAGAGASSTTVVLLLLLLLLLLTSLALAWRRLSRDSNGYYHPARLGAALWGRTCRLLRASPAGHWLWAQAEPDPESQEEQPNAGEGSWDGAEEPGAAEGPGPQRTQELTEDTDRDRDHDRDEDDQEQEALGLGVQGPAGAGGSSEALLSGLQAFAGSAAWDDSGAAEGNQALHVTAL